gaaacagaaagagagagagcagaaagaaaaggaaagagtgagcgagagagagagagagagagagagagagaagaaagaaagagatatagataaaaaatcaatttgtctTGAGGccagagaggaagagagacgGAGAAGCAGCTgtaaattgttcaattttgttttgtttgcattcgtaaacgttttgtCTCCTTGCgcattttttgcattttctcCTCTTTAGCTTTAGTCATGTTCGTAAACATTTTAATGgcaataaaatcaacaaagcaTTCCCAACAGTTGACAACTCTTATGTTAGaatgaaagagaaagagagaacgAGAGATACGCAGAAGATTAATGTGTTTTGGCAATTATGCTTTGTGAGCATTCGTAAACGTGGACTACAATTGGAGTGCAGtacgaaaaattaaatacggATCTAGATCATTTTtgctgctctctctctctctctttctcttcctTTTCCTTCTATCTCTTTCGTTTTTGGCTTGAATGCTTTTCATAGAGCAAAACGTGTGGACTTTCTCATTTTTGCTTTGGTCGATCTATTGGAAGTCATTTGAAATAATCGTTTTTCTTCTTGCCACAACAGCTCACAACAGCCCGCCAATATATCCTCACCGGAGACGCCGCCAGGTGCGGCGCTATTGCCGCCTGGCACATACTACAGTGCGGTGCAGTCGCGTTCGGGTGCGCTGCAGCTGTCGGTGAGTCCGCCGCCACCGCCCATGACGCCAACAACAGTGCACAATGGCTCCGGTTCCGGTTCCGTTTCGGGTTCGGGTTCCGGTTCCGCCTCTGGCATTGTCAATCTACGCAGCCCCAACAGCTACGCCAGTTTTGATAACGAGGATTCGCTTAAGGAGTTCGATATGGCGCGCATACACACCAGTACGCCCCAGTATCAATCTATAaccaaaaacagcaacaataaccataataataatagcaacaacaacaacaacaattcatcCACTTACGGCAGCTCCAGcgctggcaacaacagcaacaacaacaacaacaacaacaacaacagcaacaacaacagcaacaacacgccccaaaagcaaaagcatcCCAATAATGTGCCATATGATCCATTTGTGCATACCAACAACAAGCCGCCATATAGTTTTAGGTAAGAGCGAATAATCAAATTATCCAGAACTATCCAGTCtattaaaagaaagaaatataataaattaatagaaacaaaaagaatGATGAGAATgctgttaaaaataataaataaataataaaaaatatctgAAAGCTTAAGAACACAGCTTAGAAGCCTTAAAGCTTCACGAGAGCTTGAAAGCGCGCGCTACAAACTTAAAGCTCAATTAGATAAAAAGAGATATTTCGTGTGCGTTTCAACCAATTCGTTTTAATGGCTCAGCTGTTCCTTTCAGATACgataactaaaaaataaaaaaacaaaatataatttttaaatattgagactaatgtttatgtatatttttttttttttttgcagttccTTGATCTTCATGGCCATTGAGGACTCGAATGAGAAGGCGCTGCCCGTTAAGGAGATTTATGCTTGGATCGTGCAGCACTTTCCCTACTTTAAGTCGGCACCGAATGGCTGGAAGAACAGCGTGCGGCACAATCTGTCCCTGAACAAGAGTTTTGTCAAAGTGGAGAAGGCTCCGAATATGGGCAAGGGCTCGCTGTGGCGCGTCGAGCCGCAACAGCGTCAAAATCTCATGCAGGCCCTAAACCGTTCCCCCTACTTCCCCAATTCGGCCGTTGACAAGATTAGCCCAATGCTTAAGAGTCCCAGTGGCAATAGCGCCGCCAGCGTGGGCATCGTTGGCTACGATAGCTTGGATGGCAACGCGAGTGTTCCGCCGGCGCCCACAACGCCCGCGAAAACCAACGGGGTGCtggccaatggcaatggcggCAGTCAGCCGGCCACGCCGAATGGCAGCACTGGGGCTGCTGCTTCCGCTTCTGCTGGCAGTCATGCCCGCTTCGATCCCAAGCTATTTCCCAATCTGTCCAAGGCGTTTCGCAATATTGAGGAGCCTTCGCTGCAGCCGCAATTCTTGGGTGATGCTCTGGATGAGGAGCTGCCTGGCGATTATGTGaccaataacaacagcaacaacaacaacaataataataataataataataacaacaacaagtacaacTATGCCGTTTCGAACGGTACTGGCTCCCAATCAAGTGTTCCAGTCTGTGCCTACAATTTCGAGCGGCTGGCACGCGACTGCGGCGCCGATAGCATCGACGATGtccatgcagcagcagcgatgcTTTTCCTTAAACATGGATCAAAAGCCTTCAGTGAAACCTTTCAAAATGGGTAAGTGATAAGCGATAAATGGCCTTTGATAAATAGATAAGCCCAagcacataaattaaatatcgattttcttATCGATACGTAAGAAGACTCGGTATAGAGAGAGCTGTGCACAGATTTGTGTGCTCTATAAAATTGATCTATACGCCGATTCGCTAATCAATTTGTGTATCGATTCGTATGtatttttttacatatatttcgTCGATTCGCTAACCAATATTTACAACGATTTGTGCAGATCGACTTATGTCGATTCGCTAAACGATGCAAACTATGCAAATCTACTTGCATACACTTGCATATCGGTTCTCTAACCGATTTGTATATCAATTAGTCTGCCTGCATCGATATATGTATCGAATCACTACCCGATTATCTTATCTGTCATACATGTCTACAAAAATATTACCCAGCGTGCTGAAAATAGCTTTTTTGTCGATTACATTaagtatagtatagtatatatagtatggATCCCACATAGtataatgaaaatggaaaGGAGGGAGTCCCACAAAGGAAAGATGGAATTGCACCGCCATCTAATCAGCTATGAGTCAGAGATCTGAGTCATATGAATTGCTGCCTGAACCCAAGATTGATTAAGGCAGTGAGAGCTTTGTGATTAACTTTAATCAATTGGATACCCTCGGCTCTTCTATTTAGCGCACCGGTGATAACCAGTTCGCCCAGCGAGGATCACACCTACTCGGCGGGCGGCAATAGCAATGCGGATAGCGGCGCCTCAACGCCGCTGACCAATGGCAACGGCCAGGCCGTCCAGCAGACGCAGGCCAGTGTTGGCAATGGTGCCGACAGCAATTGCGCCAGTTCCGATGCGGCCTACGACAGCAGCGAGGAGAAGTAAGTCGCCCTCAATATCAATTTGTGGCAGTTAGCTAATCTGTTGTTGAACTCTTCTGCACAGTCATAATATAACGCCCGAGGAGCTGGCCGATCAGCAGCGACATCGTGACGGTGTTGATGCCTTGCTCTCGCTATCGCGCTCCTCCATTGTTGAGTGCGGCTCGTCGACGACCACGACGCACTATCATAGCAACggtagcagcggcagcagtcACGGCTCACCACATAAGCGTGCCTCCAGTCGCAGCATTGAGGAGGAGAAATGGCAGCATATGGAGCTGCAgtatcagcatcagcagccgcatcatcatcatcatcaacatcctcatcaccatcatcatcagcagcagcaacaacagcaacagcagcagcagcagcaacagaacaCCGGCGTCTATACcaatggcagcggcagcaaaatGGCGCTGCTTAGCAGCGCTGCTGCCAATGTGGCTGCCGCTGGAGCGCTcgtccagcagcaacagcagcagcaaaggccGCTCTACGAGGAGCTCTACAGCGCAAATGTCACCGGAAGCAATTCGGTGTCCAATTTGTATATGCCGGCCGTTAGCTGTCTACCAGCTGGAGGCGTTGCGACGGCTGGCAACGGGCAGTCCATGCTGTCGCTCAGCGCTGTGGCGACCAAGAGCAAAGTGAAGCCCTTGCGGGGATTGCGCACCAAGATCAAGAGGAAGGCCGCCTGGATGCGGTGAATATGGCGCAAAGCTGGCGGCAGACAGTAGACACTTGTAGGTCGGACTGTTTGTTgaactggcacacacacacacacacacacactagcaccCACAACCTCAGTCGCCATCCTGCTCGCACCACTTGTTGTCTCTTTCTAAAGCGAACTCTGTACAATGCGGCGCATTTAGTCAAATGTTTTGGTTTcccttctttttcttttatatatatatatatatatatatattttatttttattaattctctGTGTTTTTGTTATCGAGCgacaattttctttattataatatactatttaatattattattattatttttttttataactattTTTCATAGTTTAATTTTAGCTGTTAACTTTTTATTGGACTTGATTTAGTGGCAACCATACGTGCCTGTTAATTGTTGgccattatatatataatttttttttaatagttgcaattttctttgttagcttttaatttacaatttgtgcatatataatttacaaaacattttaaaacatttttatctcacttagaaaacaaaagaaaaacaaaaacaaacaaacaacaacaacaacaaaaatcaaccaaaaactaataaacacaaaaatgtcCTAAGGTGCTAGCTGGGCacgattttttaaaaaaatataattgtttacATACGATTTATGAAGTAAGAAAAATGTACAAGAAAC
This window of the Drosophila virilis strain 15010-1051.87 chromosome X, Dvir_AGI_RSII-ME, whole genome shotgun sequence genome carries:
- the CHES-1-like gene encoding uncharacterized protein DDB_G0283357, with the translated sequence MSTDNPTQLLTTHDLSQLRGQLQTAAATTSAVVAAAAAAAHGYRSVAGTTAAASPANGHGHGHGHAHGHGNGHMNSGSKYVFLQHNGGSFTAYESSAAAAAAQAGNATGSGGAAPAAGGNIVLLATEPVELSAADALATAAAAADDGELRPLSWLNDTNLIKGIVTTTTTTTAAAAAVAAAAAAHAKRGGAAVSLKTSPTTTTASTTTAAAAAAAAAAAPNNICLVSDIIEELPHGDAHEQQQSPAVYSTTTVHKGPSGTTTVVEYKAASKPNAVGGAVAGGVAFLPRVASSSFMPTTTATAKQQQQQIFVNSNGTSATAAVASYKSTGNTTTHHPHKKYLREKMNVHVEHNNNTTTTTNNNTNNNSNSHVVASTVTVVSSPASSNNSTVSSCSASGSSTAAVNGGSSPVPKSSSFNAVFDAVNYSTPSSSSSTTTTTVNTVNTSEHHTTSPTVVGTTTLPPGYSFVSAPHVISQQPANISSPETPPGAALLPPGTYYSAVQSRSGALQLSVSPPPPPMTPTTVHNGSGSGSVSGSGSGSASGIVNLRSPNSYASFDNEDSLKEFDMARIHTSTPQYQSITKNSNNNHNNNSNNNNNNSSTYGSSSAGNNSNNNNNNNNNSNNNSNNTPQKQKHPNNVPYDPFVHTNNKPPYSFSSLIFMAIEDSNEKALPVKEIYAWIVQHFPYFKSAPNGWKNSVRHNLSLNKSFVKVEKAPNMGKGSLWRVEPQQRQNLMQALNRSPYFPNSAVDKISPMLKSPSGNSAASVGIVGYDSLDGNASVPPAPTTPAKTNGVLANGNGGSQPATPNGSTGAAASASAGSHARFDPKLFPNLSKAFRNIEEPSLQPQFLGDALDEELPGDYVTNNNSNNNNNNNNNNNNNNKYNYAVSNGTGSQSSVPVCAYNFERLARDCGADSIDDVHAAAAMLFLKHGSKAFSETFQNGAPVITSSPSEDHTYSAGGNSNADSGASTPLTNGNGQAVQQTQASVGNGADSNCASSDAAYDSSEENHNITPEELADQQRHRDGVDALLSLSRSSIVECGSSTTTTHYHSNGSSGSSHGSPHKRASSRSIEEEKWQHMELQYQHQQPHHHHHQHPHHHHHQQQQQQQQQQQQQQNTGVYTNGSGSKMALLSSAAANVAAAGALVQQQQQQQRPLYEELYSANVTGSNSVSNLYMPAVSCLPAGGVATAGNGQSMLSLSAVATKSKVKPLRGLRTKIKRKAAWMR